The following proteins are co-located in the Castanea sativa cultivar Marrone di Chiusa Pesio chromosome 8, ASM4071231v1 genome:
- the LOC142608405 gene encoding protein NRT1/ PTR FAMILY 2.3-like, protein MEGREAQISSSGSKRGGWITFPFITGAVAGLALGSGGWTANLIVYLIQVFNLKSIDAAQISNITNGCSNLFPVIGATVADSFFGSFFVAAISASISMLGIILLTLTATLDPLTPQPCDNGSSLCIPPSKLQYVVLYTSLALSCIGSGGTRFTMATMGANQFNNPKDQGIFFNWFFFTIYISNAVSNTAIVYIEDNVSWRLGFGLCAITNFIGLAFLLLGNCFYLHDKPKGSPFTCLVRVIVATIQKWKVQPSSKIEDYYHKHDGITEIAATPKKSFRFLNRAALITEGDVGLDGLIAKPWRICTVQQVEDLKTLFRIFPLWSSSIFLGTPIGVQASLTILQALTMDRHLGPHFEIPAGSILVLCLITTAIFVTIIDRFLCPMWQKLTHRSPTPLQQIGLGHVLNILSMAISALVESKRLKIAQAHHLQGQPGSIVPMLALWLIPQLVVVGIGEAFHFPGQVALYYQEFPMSLKSTSTAMIAMLIGISFYLSTALIDLVQRITGWLPNNINNGRLDNMYWLLVVGGVLNFGYYLVCASLYKYQNVEKGEDGNSGTNK, encoded by the exons ATGGAAGGTAGAGAAGCCCAAATATCGAGCTCCGGTAGCAAACGTGGTGGTTGGATCACCTTCCCCTTCATCactg GGGCCGTGGCTGGCTTAGCACTTGGAAGCGGAGGATGGACGGCAAACCTGATCGTATATCTGATTCAGGTGTTCAATTTGAAAAGCATAGATGCTGCTCAGATTTCAAACATAACGAATGGCTGCTCCAATCTGTTTCCTGTCATTGGAGCAACTGTTGCTGATTCTTTCTTTGGTTCGTTCTTTGTTGCCGCAATTTCTGCCTCTATCTCTATGCTG GGCATAATTCTCTTGACCTTAACTGCAACACTTGATCCTTTGACACCTCAGCCATGTGATAATGGATCAAGCCTGTGCATACCACCCTCAAAACTCCAATACGTGGTCCTATACACAAGTTTAGCTCTGTCATGTATTGGGTCTGGAGGTACTCGATTTACTATGGCAACAATGGGAGCAAATCAATTTAATAATCCTAAGGATCAAGGGATTTTCTTTAACTGGTTTTTCTTCACTATATATATTTCCAATGCTGTAAGCAACACAGCCATTGTCTACATTGAGGATAACGTAAGTTGGAGATTGGGATTTGGCTTATGTGCAATTACTAACTTCATTGGCTTGGCTTTTCTCTTATTGGGAAACTGCTTCTACCTTCATGATAAGCCAAAAGGGAGTCCATTCACTTGTTTAGTTCGTGTTATTGTTGCCACTATTCAGAAATGGAAGGTGCAGCCTTCATCCAAAATCGAGGATTACTACCACAAGCATGATGGAATCACAGAAATAGCTGCAACACCTAAAAAGAGCTTCAG GTTCCTCAATCGTGCCGCACTTATAACAGAAGGAGATGTTGGATTGGATGGTTTAATCGCAAAACCTTGGAGGATATGCACAGTACAACAAGTAGAAGATCTCAAAACCCTTTTTAGGATTTTCCCATTATGGTCATCAAGTATATTCTTAGGTACCCCAATAGGAGTCCAAGCCAGTTTGACAATACTCCAAGCTTTAACCATGGACCGCCACCTTGGACCACATTTTGAAATCCCTGCTGGGTCTATCCTAGTCTTATGCCTAATCACCACAGCCATTTTCGTTACAATTATTGATCGATTCCTATGTCCAATGTGGCAAAAGCTGACTCATAGGTCTCCTACGCCCCTCCAACAAATAGGATTAGGCCACGTGCTAAACATTCTAAGTATGGCAATTTCAGCACTAGTGGAATCGAAGCGGCTCAAAATAGCCCAAGCCCACCATCTCCAAGGCCAGCCCGGGTCCATAGTGCCCATGTTGGCCTTGTGGCTAATTCCACAACTGGTCGTGGTTGGCATTGGAGAAGCATTTCATTTCCCAGGACAAGTTGCATTATATTATCAGGAATTCCCTATGTCACTTAAAAGTACATCAACTGCGATGATTGCAATGCTTATAgggatttctttttatttgagcACGGCTTTGATTGATCTTGTCCAGAGGATCACTGGATGGTTaccaaataatataaataatggGAGGCTAGATAATATGTATTGGTTGCTAGTTGTGGGGGGAGTGCTCAACTTTGGTTATTACTTGGTGTGCGCTTCCTTATACAAGTATCAAAATGTTGAAAAGGGAGAAGATGGCAATTCTGGCACTAATAAGTGA